DNA sequence from the bacterium genome:
ATTGGCAATGATGTGACAGAGCTTCAGCAAGCACAAAAAGCCCTGAGCACAGCGGGGAGTCAACTCGAACGCCTGCTTGCCGCAAGTCCTGTCGCCCTTTGGAGTTGTGATACCACTGAAGAATTCTGGCCGAACTATTTTAGCGACAATATTAGACAGTTGATAGGCTATTCACCGCAGGATTACTATGATGATAGGAACCTATTGTTCAATCAAATCCATCCGGATGATTTGGAACACTCAACAGGATGGCTGGCAAAAGCGCTTTCTGAAGGACATATTTCTAATGAACTGCGTTTAAAGCACAAAGATGGAACTTGGCGATGGTTCCAAAATGAAGCTCGGCTTGAGCGAGATGAAGACGGTCAACCGTTACGCATAGTTGGGATCCTACGCGATATCACTGCTAATAAAGAGGCAGATCTAGCTCTTCATGAATTACAGGATCAGCACAACACCCTGGTCGAAACCACGCCCCACGCTATTATGTACCTCAATGAACAACTCGCTGTGATTTACGCTAATCCGGCTGCACATCAGTTACTCCATCTCTCTCAAGAGGAATGGCAGCTTCCTAAAGGTTCAATTGGAAAATATGCTACTGATGAAAACGGTTTCCCTCTTTCTGAGAGTGCACGCCCAACCGTTCGCGTAATGAATACCGGCAAACCAATTATCAATCAACTTTACGGGTTAAGCGCCCCTAACGAGAATTCATTCCGCTGGCTGAAAGTCAACGCATACCCAATATTTCAACCAGGAGAGACCAAACCCTATCGCGTTTTCTGCGAACTCGATGATATTACTGAATTGCATGAAACAAGAGAGGAACTCCGTGCGGCGAAAACGCGGTTGGAGCATATCTTAGATACTAGCCCGATGGTTCTCTATACCGTAAAGGCGGGCGACAACACGCGCCTGACCTATGTCAGCAACAACGCCGAACGTGTGAGCGGTTTCACTACAGAAGA
Encoded proteins:
- a CDS encoding PAS domain-containing protein, producing the protein IGNDVTELQQAQKALSTAGSQLERLLAASPVALWSCDTTEEFWPNYFSDNIRQLIGYSPQDYYDDRNLLFNQIHPDDLEHSTGWLAKALSEGHISNELRLKHKDGTWRWFQNEARLERDEDGQPLRIVGILRDITANKEADLALHELQDQHNTLVETTPHAIMYLNEQLAVIYANPAAHQLLHLSQEEWQLPKGSIGKYATDENGFPLSESARPTVRVMNTGKPIINQLYGLSAPNENSFRWLKVNAYPIFQPGETKPYRVFCELDDITELHETREELRAAKTRLEHILDTSPMVLYTVKAGDNTRLTYVSNNAERVSGFTTEEILNTLNLIPSRIHPDDLNRVMATLQRLTEEDNITLEYRFLHKDGNYRWMREMRRLERDSHGQPVQAIGLVGDFTAVKEAEEALSELQEQHQALVESTSQGITYIDADRQMLYANPAALRMYNLTLEEMTEPHPGFEHTLVLLDGTEMPLKERPSYIALITGKPVINVIAGLFDPRDGSTRW